One window of Posidoniimonas polymericola genomic DNA carries:
- the yidD gene encoding membrane protein insertion efficiency factor YidD, which translates to MRPLWLFLTAAFGPLPSMALVALARVYQLLVSPWIGANCRFTPTCSSYFIQAVEKYGALRGSYRGLRRVARCHPWNPGGHDPP; encoded by the coding sequence ATGAGGCCGCTGTGGCTCTTCCTGACGGCCGCTTTCGGCCCCCTGCCCTCGATGGCGTTAGTCGCGTTGGCGCGCGTCTACCAGCTGCTGGTGAGCCCCTGGATCGGCGCCAACTGCCGCTTCACCCCGACCTGCAGCAGCTACTTCATTCAGGCGGTCGAGAAGTACGGCGCACTCCGCGGCAGCTACCGGGGGCTGCGACGCGTCGCCCGCTGTCACCCCTGGAACCCGGGCGGGCACGACCCGCCGTGA
- a CDS encoding DnaJ C-terminal domain-containing protein: MAKDYYETLGVKRSASADELSKAYRDLARKYHPDLNPKDASAKEKFQEVQQAFDVLSDPKKREQYDRFGPNFASMGGGPQGWSGGGPRTWSGGGPGGPGNVEVDLNDIFGGAGGGGFSDLFKHFGGAGAAGGPRGGRTGPRKGADLEHELTVPFSSAVKGGEASLSVRRANGKTESISVKIPAGIEDGKKIRLRGQGEPGPGGGTDGDILLTIHVAPHPEFTRHGSRLDVVAPITLAEAVEGAKIDVPTPHGAVTVSVPAGASSGKKLRLKGQGVRPADKPAGDLYVELQVVLPEGLTDDEKRQIAEIAERHPQNVRSSLRW, translated from the coding sequence ATGGCCAAAGATTACTACGAAACCCTCGGCGTTAAGCGTTCTGCTAGCGCCGACGAACTCAGCAAGGCCTACCGGGACCTCGCGCGCAAGTACCACCCGGACCTCAACCCCAAGGACGCCTCGGCCAAGGAGAAATTCCAGGAAGTCCAGCAGGCGTTCGACGTGCTGAGCGACCCAAAGAAACGCGAGCAGTACGACCGGTTCGGGCCGAATTTCGCCTCGATGGGCGGCGGGCCCCAAGGCTGGTCGGGCGGAGGCCCACGAACCTGGTCGGGGGGCGGGCCGGGGGGGCCCGGCAACGTCGAGGTCGACCTCAACGACATCTTCGGCGGCGCCGGCGGGGGCGGTTTCTCCGACCTGTTCAAGCACTTCGGCGGCGCCGGAGCGGCGGGCGGCCCCCGCGGCGGACGGACCGGGCCCCGCAAGGGAGCCGACCTCGAGCACGAGCTCACCGTGCCGTTCTCCTCGGCCGTGAAGGGGGGCGAGGCCTCGCTGAGCGTCCGCCGCGCTAACGGCAAGACCGAGTCGATCAGCGTCAAGATCCCGGCCGGCATCGAGGACGGCAAGAAGATCCGCCTCCGCGGCCAGGGCGAGCCGGGCCCCGGCGGCGGCACGGACGGCGACATCCTGCTGACTATCCACGTGGCGCCGCACCCCGAGTTCACCCGTCACGGGAGCCGACTCGACGTGGTCGCGCCGATCACCCTCGCCGAGGCGGTCGAGGGAGCCAAAATCGACGTCCCCACCCCCCACGGAGCGGTCACCGTGAGTGTGCCTGCCGGCGCTTCGAGCGGCAAGAAGCTGCGGCTCAAGGGGCAGGGGGTCCGCCCCGCCGATAAGCCGGCCGGCGACCTGTACGTCGAGCTGCAGGTCGTGCTGCCCGAGGGCCTGACCGACGACGAGAAGCGACAGATTGCCGAGATCGCCGAGCGTCACCCACAGAACGTCCGCAGCAGCCTGCGCTGGTAA
- a CDS encoding HEAT repeat domain-containing protein: MMRRAAETRSILLFTLLGVGLTGCAGSWMRPKEQHTSLEELVDEEEANYVSAFTFPSGVSFVKIEAISLCTGLAGTGGDPPVTAQRAALMDEMKRRQIPSPNEVMSSSDTALVLLRGLIPPGIQEGDRFDIEVRTPTRTEATSLSGGWVLPARMSEMAVLGDSIRTGHELATCEGPILVDGVATDNADENVMTRGRILGGGVALKSRPMGLMIDRSHQSVRLSTAIAKTINDRFYAYRDGQRKGVATAKTDEYVELVLHPRYKENVGRFIKVVRNCTISESPTELQERTTRLGAQLLDPMTAGKAALRLEAIGGDKAVELLEQGLKSDDVEVRFYSAEALAYLDKTTAVEPLADAARNEPALRVNSLAALSAMEDIVAYDALRSLLGVNSAETRYGAFRALWSMNSNDPLVRGERLSEKFSYHVLDVGGPPMVHVTRSYRPEVVLFGANQRLQTPLVLDAGKNILINGMYGDEIIVSRIAAGEPEQKRVIEPTVDALVRTIVELGGAYPDVVQALRQAKRDGALASRFRVDALPETGRELHPGDEQLSPEEAGAAPYKVATPMPDLFGKK, encoded by the coding sequence ATGATGCGCCGCGCAGCGGAGACCCGATCGATCCTACTCTTCACCCTGCTAGGTGTCGGCCTCACGGGCTGCGCCGGCAGCTGGATGCGTCCGAAGGAGCAGCACACCTCGCTCGAGGAGCTGGTCGACGAAGAGGAGGCCAACTACGTCTCGGCCTTCACGTTCCCGTCGGGGGTCAGCTTCGTAAAGATCGAGGCGATCTCGCTCTGCACCGGCCTGGCCGGCACCGGCGGCGACCCACCGGTCACCGCCCAACGCGCCGCGCTGATGGACGAGATGAAGCGGCGGCAGATCCCCAGCCCGAACGAGGTGATGTCGTCTTCCGACACGGCGCTCGTGCTGCTGCGGGGCCTGATCCCGCCCGGCATCCAAGAGGGCGACCGCTTTGACATCGAGGTCCGCACCCCCACCCGCACCGAGGCGACCAGCCTGTCCGGCGGCTGGGTGCTGCCCGCCCGCATGTCCGAGATGGCCGTCTTGGGCGACTCGATCCGCACCGGGCACGAGCTGGCCACCTGCGAGGGCCCAATCCTGGTGGACGGCGTCGCGACCGACAACGCGGACGAGAACGTGATGACCCGCGGCCGCATCCTCGGCGGCGGCGTCGCGCTCAAGTCCCGCCCGATGGGTCTGATGATCGACCGCAGCCACCAGTCGGTGCGGCTCAGCACGGCGATCGCCAAGACCATCAACGACCGCTTCTACGCCTACCGCGACGGCCAGCGCAAGGGGGTCGCCACCGCCAAGACCGACGAGTACGTCGAGCTGGTGCTGCACCCCCGCTACAAAGAAAACGTCGGCCGCTTCATCAAGGTGGTCCGCAACTGCACGATCAGCGAGTCGCCCACCGAGCTGCAGGAGCGGACGACGCGGCTCGGCGCCCAGCTGCTCGACCCGATGACCGCCGGCAAGGCCGCCCTGCGGCTCGAGGCCATCGGCGGCGACAAGGCGGTGGAGCTGCTCGAACAAGGACTCAAGTCCGACGACGTCGAAGTGCGTTTCTACTCCGCCGAGGCCCTCGCCTACCTCGACAAGACCACCGCGGTCGAGCCGCTGGCCGACGCCGCCCGCAACGAGCCGGCGCTCCGCGTCAATTCGCTCGCCGCGCTCAGCGCCATGGAAGACATCGTCGCGTACGACGCCCTCCGCTCGCTGCTGGGCGTCAACAGCGCCGAGACCCGCTACGGCGCCTTCCGGGCGTTGTGGTCGATGAACTCCAACGACCCGCTCGTGCGTGGCGAGCGGCTGAGCGAAAAGTTCAGCTACCACGTGCTGGACGTCGGCGGCCCGCCGATGGTGCACGTCACCCGCAGCTACCGCCCCGAGGTGGTGCTGTTCGGCGCCAACCAGCGGCTGCAGACGCCGCTCGTGCTCGACGCCGGCAAGAACATCCTGATCAACGGCATGTACGGCGACGAGATCATCGTGTCGCGGATCGCTGCCGGCGAGCCGGAACAGAAGCGGGTGATCGAGCCGACCGTCGACGCCCTGGTGCGGACAATCGTCGAGCTCGGCGGGGCCTACCCCGACGTGGTGCAGGCGCTGCGGCAGGCCAAGCGCGACGGCGCGCTCGCCAGCCGGTTCCGCGTCGACGCGTTGCCGGAGACCGGCCGCGAGCTCCACCCCGGCGACGAGCAGCTGTCGCCCGAAGAAGCAGGCGCCGCGCCGTACAAAGTCGCCACCCCGATGCCGGACCTGTTCGGGAAGAAGTAG
- the smc gene encoding chromosome segregation protein SMC produces MLKALELYGFKSFADKTRLDFHAGVTCVVGPNGSGKSNVVDAIKWVTGTQSAKSLRGKEMTDVIFNGAAHRKPMNAAEVTLEFDNSENLFDLQSPTVRVTRRVYRSGEGEYLINGSPSRLKDIRGLLAGTGVGAEAYSIIEQGRVDAMLRASPRERRGIFEEAAGVSRFRLKKQEAAKRLARVEQNLLRLSDIVDEVEGRLRRVKKQAGRAQKYRDSAERLKHLRTMLGMTDWRSLASREERLQREITSLREESEQGAETLEEAGAELQRLEAQGQQATQAASDADRQLADARERMGAARATISAESSRVAELLGELTHKRNRLTGILAESAQSSEPASVDLTQQLAAARQSLAKLSADLTQLESNAAEAGAHWDERRASLTAVQQELQAKQSEAGEVAADLQKSQDELDATERELEQATTELQRLSEQLTTTTSEKQQADQQAADTQTDQAAHDAAHAEQQAATDDLRRRLVEQQRAAAAGEAHAVSLRHQIQTIEQLETDLQTLRSSVAPQAGDAAPRWSVAGIVADLLHVDYDSAPMVEAALGERAHHLVVDSGAELLAELASGAGALNRRTSLERLDSLPTASVVDRIDLSGEPGVMGRADQFVECEPAHAPLVRRLLGRVWFVDNLATAERLAAGPGRGLSFVTYSGESITADGAMCVGPRDELGSGGRGLLTRKTRGEELRAELSEVEAAVAAAHLASEELEQAIVESQAAERTALELRNQAADANAEARHAARRFSERVESLAEKQHKRQAAAAALGQTQEATKSRLADLRQKADQISAATTELTGREASLKASEAEAGKARATLEQQLVERRVELARAEQRVEILQSQHQQTSGSQIDRGRARTEATDDVRECRARLAERELRVLDAMSSLNLLTLRAETLTVTRNRVHAESADVNHRRRLIDNAVRQRREQLDQFQAERQRHEIELAEVRHEQNTLAGRMRDDYGIDLSAVELDEADLEELADRDAVEREIAALRDDVREVGAINLESIEELDDLEARFNELSAQYTDLSEAKNSLERLTQRINVETRKMFLATVEAVRGEFRELFRQLFGGGEADIVLVDGEGADPLDAGVEIAAQPPGKELSSISLLSGGEKTMTCVALLLSLFRTKPSPFCVLDEVDAALDEANIGRFTGVLSEFLSSTQFIVITHSKKTMTDASTMYGITMQESGVSKQVAVRFEEVDEEGNIRPQQAMGGERKAA; encoded by the coding sequence ATGCTCAAAGCCCTCGAACTCTACGGCTTCAAGAGCTTTGCGGACAAGACGCGGCTCGACTTCCACGCCGGCGTGACCTGCGTGGTAGGGCCGAACGGCTCGGGCAAGTCGAACGTGGTGGACGCCATCAAGTGGGTCACCGGCACGCAGAGCGCCAAGTCGCTCCGCGGCAAGGAGATGACCGACGTCATCTTCAACGGCGCCGCGCACCGCAAGCCGATGAACGCGGCCGAGGTGACGCTCGAGTTCGACAACTCCGAAAACCTGTTCGACCTGCAGTCGCCCACCGTCCGGGTGACCCGCCGGGTCTACCGCAGCGGCGAGGGCGAGTACCTGATCAACGGCTCACCGAGCCGACTGAAGGACATCCGCGGCCTGCTGGCCGGCACCGGCGTTGGGGCCGAGGCCTACAGCATCATCGAGCAGGGCCGCGTCGACGCGATGCTGAGGGCGTCGCCCAGGGAACGCCGCGGGATCTTCGAGGAGGCCGCCGGCGTCAGCCGCTTCCGACTCAAGAAGCAGGAGGCCGCCAAGCGGCTCGCCCGGGTCGAGCAGAACCTGCTCCGCCTGTCCGACATCGTGGACGAGGTCGAGGGCCGGCTCCGCCGCGTCAAGAAGCAGGCCGGCCGGGCCCAGAAGTACCGCGACTCGGCCGAGCGGCTCAAGCACCTGCGGACCATGCTCGGCATGACCGACTGGCGCTCGCTGGCCAGCCGCGAGGAACGACTGCAGCGTGAGATCACGAGCCTCCGCGAGGAGTCCGAGCAGGGCGCCGAGACCCTCGAGGAGGCAGGCGCCGAGCTGCAGCGGCTCGAGGCCCAAGGCCAACAAGCCACCCAGGCCGCGTCCGACGCCGACCGCCAGCTCGCCGACGCGCGCGAGCGGATGGGCGCCGCCCGCGCGACGATCTCGGCCGAGTCGAGCCGCGTCGCCGAGCTGCTCGGGGAGCTGACGCACAAACGCAACCGCCTGACCGGCATCCTCGCCGAGTCGGCCCAGAGCAGCGAACCCGCCTCAGTCGACCTCACCCAGCAGCTCGCCGCGGCGCGTCAGTCGCTCGCCAAGCTCTCCGCGGACCTGACGCAGCTCGAATCGAACGCGGCCGAGGCTGGCGCCCATTGGGACGAACGGCGGGCCTCGCTGACGGCGGTGCAGCAGGAGCTTCAGGCCAAGCAGTCGGAGGCAGGCGAAGTCGCCGCCGACCTCCAGAAGAGCCAGGACGAGCTCGACGCCACGGAGCGCGAACTCGAGCAGGCCACGACCGAGCTGCAGCGACTCTCCGAGCAGCTCACTACGACCACTTCCGAAAAGCAGCAGGCCGACCAGCAGGCCGCCGACACCCAGACCGACCAGGCGGCCCACGACGCCGCCCACGCCGAGCAGCAGGCGGCCACCGACGACCTGCGGCGCCGCCTCGTCGAACAGCAGCGCGCCGCGGCCGCCGGCGAGGCCCACGCCGTGAGCCTGCGGCACCAGATCCAAACCATCGAGCAGCTCGAGACCGACCTCCAGACGCTCCGCTCGAGCGTCGCCCCCCAGGCGGGCGACGCCGCGCCGCGGTGGAGCGTCGCCGGGATTGTCGCCGACCTGCTGCACGTCGACTACGACTCCGCTCCGATGGTCGAGGCCGCCCTCGGCGAGCGGGCCCACCACCTGGTGGTCGACTCCGGCGCCGAACTCCTCGCCGAGCTCGCCAGCGGCGCCGGCGCGCTGAACCGCCGGACCTCGCTCGAGCGGCTCGACTCGCTGCCGACCGCCAGCGTCGTCGACCGCATCGACCTCTCCGGCGAGCCCGGCGTGATGGGTCGCGCCGACCAGTTTGTCGAGTGCGAACCGGCCCACGCGCCGCTGGTCCGTCGGCTGCTCGGCCGGGTGTGGTTTGTCGACAACCTGGCCACCGCCGAGCGGCTCGCGGCCGGGCCGGGCCGCGGCCTGAGCTTCGTCACCTACTCGGGCGAGTCGATCACCGCCGACGGCGCGATGTGCGTCGGCCCCCGCGACGAACTCGGCAGCGGCGGCCGGGGCCTGCTGACCCGCAAGACACGGGGCGAGGAGCTCCGCGCGGAGCTCTCCGAGGTTGAGGCCGCGGTGGCCGCGGCCCACCTCGCGTCGGAGGAACTCGAGCAGGCGATCGTCGAGAGCCAGGCCGCCGAGCGGACCGCCCTCGAGCTCCGCAACCAGGCGGCCGACGCCAACGCCGAGGCCCGCCACGCGGCCCGCCGCTTCTCCGAACGCGTCGAGTCGCTGGCCGAGAAGCAGCACAAACGGCAGGCGGCCGCCGCGGCCCTCGGCCAAACCCAGGAAGCAACCAAGAGCCGACTCGCCGACCTGCGGCAAAAAGCCGACCAGATCTCCGCGGCGACAACGGAACTCACCGGGCGTGAGGCGTCGCTCAAGGCGAGTGAGGCCGAGGCGGGCAAGGCTCGCGCGACGCTCGAGCAGCAGCTGGTCGAACGCCGCGTGGAACTTGCGCGGGCCGAACAGCGGGTCGAGATCCTGCAGTCGCAGCACCAGCAGACCTCCGGCAGCCAGATCGACCGCGGCCGCGCCCGCACCGAGGCGACCGACGACGTCCGCGAGTGCCGGGCGCGGCTGGCCGAGCGCGAGCTGCGTGTGCTCGACGCAATGTCGTCGCTCAACCTGCTGACGCTGCGGGCCGAGACGCTAACCGTCACCCGCAACCGCGTGCACGCCGAGTCGGCGGACGTGAACCACCGGCGGCGGCTGATCGACAACGCCGTGCGGCAGCGGCGCGAGCAGCTCGACCAGTTCCAGGCCGAGCGTCAACGGCACGAGATCGAGCTGGCCGAGGTCCGCCACGAGCAGAACACGCTGGCCGGCCGCATGCGTGACGACTACGGCATCGACCTCTCGGCGGTCGAGCTGGACGAGGCCGACCTCGAAGAGCTCGCGGACCGCGACGCGGTGGAGCGCGAGATCGCCGCGCTCCGCGACGACGTACGCGAGGTCGGCGCGATCAACCTCGAGTCGATCGAGGAGCTCGACGACCTCGAGGCCCGCTTCAACGAGCTGTCGGCCCAGTACACGGACCTCTCCGAGGCGAAGAACTCGCTCGAGCGGCTCACGCAGCGGATCAACGTCGAGACCCGCAAAATGTTCCTGGCTACGGTCGAGGCCGTGCGGGGTGAGTTCCGCGAGCTGTTCCGCCAATTGTTCGGCGGCGGCGAGGCCGACATCGTGCTGGTCGACGGCGAGGGCGCCGACCCGCTGGACGCCGGCGTCGAGATCGCGGCCCAACCGCCCGGCAAGGAGCTGAGCAGCATCTCGCTGCTGTCGGGCGGCGAGAAGACGATGACCTGTGTGGCGCTGCTGCTCTCGCTGTTCCGCACCAAGCCGAGCCCGTTCTGCGTGCTCGACGAGGTCGACGCCGCGCTCGACGAGGCCAACATCGGCCGCTTCACCGGGGTGCTCTCGGAATTCCTCTCGTCGACGCAGTTCATTGTCATCACGCACTCCAAGAAGACGATGACCGACGCCAGCACGATGTACGGCATCACGATGCAGGAGTCGGGCGTGTCGAAGCAGGTCGCCGTCCGCTTCGAGGAGGTCGACGAAGAGGGCAACATCCGCCCGCAGCAGGCGATGGGCGGGGAGCGCAAGGCGGCTTAG
- the rnpA gene encoding ribonuclease P protein component, protein MPEPPPHRLTFPKESRLLKSSDFDAVFAARQSVADQTLVLYGLANADGRPRLGLVVSRKVGNAVARNRWKRTLREAFRQSQHELPPLNYVCLPRAGQTPTTQALQASLRRLAAKVARKARPNPS, encoded by the coding sequence ATGCCCGAACCACCGCCACACCGGTTGACCTTCCCCAAGGAGTCCCGGCTGCTGAAGAGCTCGGACTTCGACGCCGTGTTCGCCGCGCGGCAGAGCGTCGCGGACCAGACGCTGGTGCTCTACGGGCTCGCCAACGCCGACGGGCGGCCCCGCTTGGGGCTGGTGGTGTCACGCAAGGTGGGGAACGCCGTCGCCCGCAACCGCTGGAAGCGGACCCTCCGCGAGGCGTTCCGGCAGTCGCAGCACGAGCTGCCGCCGCTCAACTACGTCTGCCTGCCGCGGGCCGGCCAGACGCCGACCACGCAAGCACTGCAGGCATCGCTCCGGCGGCTAGCGGCCAAGGTCGCTCGCAAGGCGCGGCCCAACCCGTCATGA
- the uvrA gene encoding excinuclease ABC subunit UvrA, with protein sequence MTSLANPETRRAALAEPVIRILGARTHNLRDVSVDIPRNQLVVITGVSGSGKSSLAFDTLLAEGQRQYIDSLSVYSRQFFDQMQRPEVDLIEGLQPAVAIDQGGANHGPRSTVGTVTEVYDYLRLLYARAADLVCADCGAAISQQEPEEIQQVIEAMPEQSRVMILSPLVRGRKGKHADVLDRVRKAGFVRVRVDGVTYPIEDAPELAAGKSHDIQAVIDRVVIREGITARLEESVRLAIKNGDGVVLLVYQTPESKQQDPDKWLERVFNTRFACPDCKSGVLEVEPRTFSFNSPYGACPACHGMGVDEGFDPELVLPDLTLSLDAGAVAPWRGATAAAAKKHAAALEPLLAARGVGADKPLEKWPDGAMQTLWTGDGDQFPGLLMMLEEEFATTKRAATRDKLATFRGAVTCADCGGARLRPEALAARVGGRGIHEVVAMPIRDSLAFFEQLTFDDETAQVAAPLVREISRRLAFLDKAGAGYLTLARSAGTLSGGELQRVRLASGLGSGLVGVMYLLDEPSVGLHPRDNDRLLATLRELQRLGNTVIVVEHDRALMRAADWIIDVGPGAGDRGGTIVAEGTPDQLAAAGGSITGRYLAGESMAEQPTSRRKTAKTRSLHLEGATLNNLRDVSVDIPLGSLVCVTGVSGSGKSSLIVDTLAPALAKKLHGAVRKPGPYASLRGAALLDRVVEVDQSPIGRTPRSNAATYTGLFDEVRRVFTKTKLARQRGYKVGRFSFNVKGGRCEACQGQGQKKIEMNFLPDMYVTCDECNGARFNRQTLAVKYKDRSIAEVLAMPVDEAREFFSEHPAISRIVGALHDVGLGYLPLGQPSTTLSGGEAQRIKLADALATASAEGAPHTHTLYLLDEPTTGLHAYDVGRLLGVLQKLVDAGNSVLVIEHDLDVMRAADWIIDLGPEGGEEGGQVVATGTPEDIAACVESFTGQWLAKG encoded by the coding sequence ATGACGTCGCTCGCCAATCCCGAAACCCGTCGCGCCGCGCTCGCCGAGCCCGTGATCCGGATCCTCGGCGCCCGCACCCACAACCTGCGCGACGTCAGCGTCGACATCCCCCGCAACCAGCTGGTGGTGATCACCGGCGTCAGCGGCAGCGGCAAGTCGTCGCTGGCGTTCGACACGCTGCTGGCCGAGGGGCAGCGGCAGTACATCGACTCGCTGAGCGTCTACAGCCGGCAGTTCTTCGACCAGATGCAGCGCCCCGAGGTCGACCTGATCGAGGGGCTGCAGCCGGCGGTCGCCATCGACCAGGGGGGCGCCAACCACGGCCCACGCAGCACGGTCGGCACCGTGACCGAGGTCTACGACTACCTCCGGCTGCTGTACGCGAGAGCCGCCGACTTGGTTTGCGCCGACTGCGGCGCCGCGATTTCGCAGCAGGAGCCCGAAGAGATCCAGCAGGTCATCGAGGCCATGCCGGAGCAGTCGCGGGTGATGATCCTCTCGCCGCTGGTCCGCGGCCGCAAGGGGAAGCACGCCGACGTGCTCGACCGCGTCCGCAAGGCGGGCTTTGTGCGGGTCCGGGTCGACGGCGTCACCTACCCGATCGAGGACGCCCCCGAGCTGGCCGCCGGCAAGTCCCACGACATCCAGGCGGTGATCGACAGGGTCGTGATCCGCGAGGGCATCACCGCCCGGCTCGAAGAGTCGGTCCGGCTGGCGATCAAGAACGGCGACGGCGTCGTGCTGCTGGTGTACCAGACGCCCGAGAGCAAGCAGCAGGACCCCGACAAGTGGCTGGAGCGGGTCTTCAACACCCGCTTCGCCTGTCCCGACTGCAAGAGCGGCGTGCTGGAGGTCGAGCCCCGCACGTTCAGCTTCAACAGCCCGTACGGCGCGTGCCCCGCCTGCCACGGCATGGGCGTCGACGAGGGGTTCGACCCAGAGCTGGTGCTGCCCGACCTGACGCTGTCGCTCGACGCGGGCGCGGTCGCGCCGTGGCGGGGGGCGACCGCCGCCGCGGCCAAGAAGCACGCCGCGGCGCTCGAGCCGCTGCTCGCCGCCCGCGGCGTCGGCGCCGACAAGCCGCTCGAGAAGTGGCCCGACGGCGCCATGCAGACCCTCTGGACCGGCGACGGCGACCAGTTCCCTGGGCTGCTGATGATGCTGGAGGAGGAGTTCGCCACCACCAAGCGGGCCGCCACCCGCGACAAGCTGGCGACCTTCCGCGGCGCGGTGACCTGCGCCGACTGCGGCGGCGCCCGGCTGCGGCCCGAGGCCCTGGCCGCCCGGGTCGGCGGCAGGGGCATCCACGAGGTGGTCGCGATGCCGATCCGCGACTCGCTCGCGTTCTTCGAGCAGCTCACCTTTGACGACGAAACGGCCCAGGTCGCCGCCCCGCTGGTCCGCGAGATCTCCCGCCGCCTGGCGTTCCTCGACAAGGCCGGCGCGGGGTACCTGACGCTCGCCCGATCGGCCGGCACGCTGTCGGGCGGCGAGCTGCAGCGCGTCCGACTGGCGTCGGGGCTCGGCAGCGGTCTGGTCGGGGTGATGTACCTGCTCGACGAGCCGTCGGTCGGCCTGCACCCCCGCGACAACGACCGCCTGCTCGCCACGCTCCGCGAGCTGCAGCGGCTGGGCAACACCGTGATCGTTGTCGAGCACGACCGCGCGCTGATGCGCGCCGCCGACTGGATCATCGACGTTGGCCCCGGGGCCGGCGACCGCGGCGGCACGATCGTCGCCGAGGGGACGCCCGACCAGCTCGCCGCCGCCGGCGGCTCGATCACCGGCCGCTACCTGGCCGGCGAGTCGATGGCCGAGCAGCCGACCAGTCGCCGCAAGACCGCCAAGACCCGCTCGCTGCACCTCGAGGGCGCGACGCTCAACAACCTCCGCGACGTCAGCGTCGACATCCCGCTGGGGTCGCTGGTATGTGTGACCGGCGTCAGCGGCAGCGGCAAGAGCTCGCTGATTGTCGACACCCTCGCGCCGGCGCTCGCCAAGAAGCTGCACGGCGCGGTCCGCAAGCCGGGGCCGTACGCCTCGCTGCGTGGCGCGGCCCTGCTGGACCGCGTGGTGGAGGTCGACCAGTCGCCCATCGGCCGCACCCCGCGCAGCAACGCCGCCACCTACACCGGGCTGTTCGACGAGGTGCGGCGTGTCTTCACCAAGACCAAGCTCGCCCGGCAACGCGGCTACAAGGTCGGCCGCTTCAGCTTCAATGTGAAGGGGGGCCGCTGCGAGGCCTGCCAGGGTCAGGGGCAGAAGAAGATTGAGATGAACTTCCTGCCCGACATGTACGTCACCTGCGACGAGTGCAACGGGGCCCGCTTCAACCGCCAGACGCTCGCCGTGAAGTACAAGGACCGGTCGATCGCCGAGGTCCTCGCGATGCCGGTCGACGAGGCGCGGGAGTTCTTCAGCGAGCACCCGGCCATCTCACGCATCGTCGGCGCGCTGCACGACGTCGGGCTCGGCTACCTGCCGCTGGGGCAGCCCTCCACCACGCTCTCCGGCGGCGAGGCCCAACGCATCAAGCTGGCCGACGCCCTGGCCACCGCCAGCGCCGAGGGCGCGCCCCACACCCACACCCTCTACCTGCTTGACGAACCGACCACCGGCCTGCACGCGTACGACGTCGGCCGCCTGCTGGGCGTGCTGCAGAAGCTGGTCGACGCCGGCAACTCGGTGCTCGTCATCGAGCACGACCTAGACGTCATGCGGGCCGCCGATTGGATCATCGACCTCGGCCCCGAGGGGGGCGAGGAAGGGGGCCAAGTGGTCGCCACCGGCACGCCGGAAGACATTGCGGCCTGCGTGGAGAGCTTCACCGGCCAGTGGCTGGCGAAGGGCTAG